The genomic segment AGATGTGGTCCCCGTGCCCATGACTCAGCAGGACGTAATGAATCGTCGAAGGCAGCTCGTAGTCCTTCGGATACTTCGGATTGTTCTGCATGAACGGATCGATCAGGATGTTGGTGCCCTTCGCTGTCTCCACCAGCACCGTCGCATGTCCCAGCCACGTAATCCGCAATCCCGTCTTTGAAGCCATCTCTTCAACTCCTCCGCCGTTAGAATGACACACCCGACCACGACTCACTGATCCACCGACTAGGATTTCACCACCGCCTTCAAGGTAGGCTGACCGTCGACGGCCTGTGCCGTAGCTGCATCATGCCCCATTGCATCCAGCACGCTCTGCGTAACCTTCTGGTCCGTTTCTGCAGCCCGTCCCATGGGTACCGGATACAACACCGAATACTGCAGCCCATCCGCCAGTTGCAGGCGCGCTTCAACCCGCGGCTTTGGCACTGCTGTATCCATCCACGCCTCGGTCTCCGCGTGCTGCCGCTCCATCTGCTCGCAGTACTCGTCATACACCGTCTGCACCGCACCGCGAATCGACTTCAGCGCCGGTTCGTAATCCGTTCCCGGCTTCAGCTTCACCACCACCTCGTGCCACGCATAGCTCGTTCCCGGAATCTGCTTGTAGAGCGGCGTTCCCGTCTGGAACAGCACCGAGTTCGCGAACACCGCCACGCGTCCGGTCGGATGCAGATCCACGCCCGTGCCCGCCAGTTCCAGCATGTAGAAGCGCGCCAGCCCCACTTCCACCACATCGCCCGTCACATTCGCCACCGTGATGCGGTCGCCCACCTTCACGCCGTAACGCCCCACGATGAAGAAATACGCCGCCACCGATAGCAGCACTGTCTGCAATCCCACGGCAATGCCCGCGGAGATGAAACCTGCAAACGTGGCCAGCGAGCTGAACTGCGTAACGAATCCCAGCAGGATCACCACCGCGCTCATAAAGCCAATCACCATCCTGCGAACCACCAACAGCTGTCGGCGCCGCCGCAGATCCTGCACATAGCGCATCACCGCGCGCCGCCACACCTCGCCCACAATAAAGACGATCATCAGCACCGCGGCAATCAGCACCAGCCTGATCAGCAGCGCATGCAGAATCTCGATCCGCTCCGCATCCACCGCTGCACGCCACGAAATGAAATTCCCCTGCGCTTGCTCCAGCAGAAGAATCTCCTGCCCGATCGGCACTGACACGCCGGAAATCGTCTTGAACGCATCCGTCAGCTCGTCATACTTCTTCCTCAACTCCGCGCGACTATTTGAAGAGGGTGCCCCAGGTCCGGGGACCCCACGAACAGGTCTTCGTTCGTGGGGTGGAGGTCCCTCGCCGTTGGGGACCTGGGAAGAATCTTCGCCACCCGATGCACCCGCCTGCATTTTCTGCCCCTGCTTCACCGTCGCCCGCAGAATATTCACCAGAGGCGTTCTCAGTTCCTGCGCCTCCTCGTGCAGCCGCTTCACTTCTGCGATGCGCTGGTCGATGGCATGCAGCGTCCCCATCAACTGAAACAGCACCTGCCCCTGCGTCACCACGCCCGCATCGCGCAGCGAACCCAGGCTCTCCATCGTGTTCGCCACCGGCTTGACTTTGTTGTCGATCACCTCCGGCACCGCGCTCTGCAGCTTGTCGATCTCGCTCTGCAGCTGGCTGTTCGTCTGCGGCACGGATATACCTGCCACCTTCGCAAGCGCCTCCTGCTCCGCGGCAGCCAGCTCCAGTTGCCCCATCACATCGGTCTTCTGATCTTCAAGGTCTGCGCGCTGCGCACTCGTGGACTTGGCAATCTGCTGATCCAGATCCGCGGCCGTTGCTTGCAACTCCCGCACGCGCTGAGCAATGCGCATCTGCGCGCTCTGCAGTCGCTGCGCCTCGGCCTCCTGTGGATGCTCCGCCGCCTTCCCTGTCGCACCCTGTATCCGAGCCAGCAATGCCGCCTCATCCCGCGCCGACTGGAACGCCAACTGCGTCGCCTGTGTGGCCGTACTCTGCGCCTGCTGCCCATACAGCATGTCGCTCGGCTCGCCCGTCTTCTGAATCGGCGTCGCGGTCATGCGGTAGAACTT from the Occallatibacter riparius genome contains:
- a CDS encoding mechanosensitive ion channel family protein → MGRALLVLLFAASLSIGADSELSGQQAPRSSSQKQGTATEAKSPSHEPSNAAGSEQAAHGSAPGQPTAPKEITALHLEQLPKPLPRALTEGIDVNQRSQVILAHLNEAIKFYRMTATPIQKTGEPSDMLYGQQAQSTATQATQLAFQSARDEAALLARIQGATGKAAEHPQEAEAQRLQSAQMRIAQRVRELQATAADLDQQIAKSTSAQRADLEDQKTDVMGQLELAAAEQEALAKVAGISVPQTNSQLQSEIDKLQSAVPEVIDNKVKPVANTMESLGSLRDAGVVTQGQVLFQLMGTLHAIDQRIAEVKRLHEEAQELRTPLVNILRATVKQGQKMQAGASGGEDSSQVPNGEGPPPHERRPVRGVPGPGAPSSNSRAELRKKYDELTDAFKTISGVSVPIGQEILLLEQAQGNFISWRAAVDAERIEILHALLIRLVLIAAVLMIVFIVGEVWRRAVMRYVQDLRRRRQLLVVRRMVIGFMSAVVILLGFVTQFSSLATFAGFISAGIAVGLQTVLLSVAAYFFIVGRYGVKVGDRITVANVTGDVVEVGLARFYMLELAGTGVDLHPTGRVAVFANSVLFQTGTPLYKQIPGTSYAWHEVVVKLKPGTDYEPALKSIRGAVQTVYDEYCEQMERQHAETEAWMDTAVPKPRVEARLQLADGLQYSVLYPVPMGRAAETDQKVTQSVLDAMGHDAATAQAVDGQPTLKAVVKS